A segment of the Deinococcus hopiensis KR-140 genome:
CTTGACCAGTCCCACCCCGACGATTACCCCCACGCTGGTCACCACGTCGCTCAGGAGGTGGTGACCGTCGGCCACCAAGGCGGGTGAGCGCAGGTGTTCACCCGTGCGCACCAGATACCGGCCATAGCTCCAGTTGAGCAGGGTGGCGACGCTGGACACCACCAGGCCCAGCCCGAGCGCTTCCAGGGGTCTGGGATGCTGCAGCGCCTGAACGGCAGAAAACATAATCGTCAGGGACGCGACGATGATGAGTACCCCTTCCAGCACGGCGCTGAAATACTCGGCCTTCTGGTGCCCGTAGGGATGGTTGTCGTCCGCAGGACGGCTGGCGACCCACAGGGCGGTGATGGCGGCCCCCGCTGCCACCACGTTGATCAGACTTTCCAGGGCGTCGGAGAAGAGGGCCACGCTGCCCGTGAGCAGGTAGGCTCCACCTTTCAGGGCCACCACAATCACGCTCAATATCAGGCTCAGAACCGCGCTTTTCAATGCCATAGGGAAGACC
Coding sequences within it:
- a CDS encoding cation diffusion facilitator family transporter — encoded protein: MALKSAVLSLILSVIVVALKGGAYLLTGSVALFSDALESLINVVAAGAAITALWVASRPADDNHPYGHQKAEYFSAVLEGVLIIVASLTIMFSAVQALQHPRPLEALGLGLVVSSVATLLNWSYGRYLVRTGEHLRSPALVADGHHLLSDVVTSVGVIVGVGLVKLTGWHALDPIAAIVVALYVLWVGYRLVQGSLNSLLDEAAPAEVQQQIKNLVQTHAEGALEAHDFRTRHAGSVTFIDFHLVVPGAMSVEAAHAICDELEQVLETQMPGSEVTIHVEPEGQAKHAGVPAL